The Bifidobacterium animalis subsp. animalis ATCC 25527 genomic interval TCTTTGAGGCCTGTTCGAAGCGGAAATGGAGTGCGACATCGAACAGCATCATGCAATGGTTGCAATCATGCAGGTACGAGGTCAGCTCGCCCGCGTCACCCGACCAATACTCCCCCACGGCAATGCCGGGATGATTGCCGTATCGTTGCATCGTGCGCAACCATGGCGCGAAGAATCCGGCGTCGATGCTTTTCACCGCATCGAGACGGAAGCCGTCCACTCCTGTGGTCGTCGTATACCATATGCCCCAATCCGTAAGCTCCCTGGCGACCTCAGGTTCGTTGACATCGACGTCATCTCCCATGATGTAATCGAAGTTGCCGCGTTCATGGCTCACATTGTCGCTCCACTGCTTGCCGTCGAAACGCATGATGCCCGTCGTGCCATCATCGGTCGTGTAATCGGTGCCGGTGAAATCGCTCCAGTTCCATTTGAATGTCGAATACACGCCGCCGCGTTCGGGGAAATCGTATACGGTGTCCAAGGTGCGTTCGACCACGGTGGAGTCGCTTCTCGTGCGGTCGTCCACATTCACTTCATGTGTGCGCACAGGTTCCGTTCCATCGGCACCCATGCGGTGGTTGAACACGATGTCCGCGAATACACGAACACCATTGCCCTGCATCGCGCGAATCGCCTGAAGGTACTCCATGCGGGAGCCGTATTTGGTGGGAACAGAGCCTTTGGCATCGAACTCCCCAAGATCGTACATGTCATAGACGCCGTATCCCACGTCTGAATCGCCGGCCTGCCCCTTGTACGCAGGTGGAAGCCAAGCTGTGGTGAATCCGGCATGGGCCACGCTCGACGCCTGCGATGAGAGCCATCTCCATAGGTTGTGGCTTTCGGGCAGGTACCATTCGAAGCATTGCAACATGGTCTCATGGTTTGGTTTGTCTATCGCCATATCCGTTCGCGTCCGTAAGTGTCGTCAGTTGCCGTGTCCTGTTGCCTCCATGCTAACGACATTTGCATCCAATACGCCCGTAGCTTGTGGCATATTGAATTGGCCCGCGCACTGCAACATTCAATCTCAGAGTGTGCAGGCGTTCACGAAGGAGCGGAATATGCACCTGCTTGGTTCGTCTATTTTATATAGATGTTCAGGGTGCCATTGCACAGCACGATAGAATGCACTTCGAGGTCTGTAGATCGCTTCCACGAGACCATCCTCGCTGATCGCCATCGGATCCAGCCCCTCGCCCAGCTTGCAGATGGCCTGATGATGTCGGCTGTTGACCGCAAGGTCGGTGTCGTGTAAATCTTCTCGCAGGGGCGTCCTGCTTAGAATGTGCACATGGTGAGCCGGCCGATCATAGGGTGGGTGCTGATGATGATCGACGTCGCTGGGATGTTCGCTCGGCAGATCCTGATACAGCGTCCCTCCGCAGAAGACGTTCATGATCTGCAGACCACGGCATATGCCGAGCACCGGTTTGTCGCTTGCAACGGCACGTTCAAGCAACGCGAGTTCCATCTCATCCCGCGCATCGCAGCAGTGCAGATTGCCGTATCGGTCCGATTCGCCGTAGCATTCCGGATTCACGTCATGCCCACCAGTCATCACAAGACCGTCGCACATGCCGAAGATCTGGTCGGTCTCCTGTCGATCGGTCGTCAATGCAGGCATGAACGGCACTGCACCGGCCTGACGCAATGCATTCATGTACCCGGGAAGCATCCATAAGCTCCCCCGTTCGTCATCCACCAACGGCATCACCGCGACCACTGGCCTCATATGCCCTCCGTTCCCTCATTGCCATGCAGACATGAACATGAGCACGATAGCCAAGAGAGGGACATTCTCGGTGACATGACGATTACGAATCCATTTCAGCATCGAGGTGCATGGATGCCAACCCGGCCGTAATCCGCTACCTGACAACACCAAAGAATTGCGCGGCTGAGATGAACCTGTAATCGTGGCCCGTGTGCCCGATGAACCCGAGCAGATCCTCGTATTCCAGACTCACCGTCTTCGTGTTCGTATTCGGGTGCATGAGCAGACGCTGGCCTGCGAGCGCGGTATCGACCAGCACCTCGACCTGCTGGTCGGCATCGTTGATGAGTGCGAGCGGAGTCACCGATCCGGGTTCGAGGTTCAATACGCGCCGCAGTTCGTCGGCATTCGCAAACGAGAGCCGGCCCGTACCGATGATCTGTGCAAGTGCCTTGAGATCCGCTCGTCGATCCTCGCTCATCAGCACGAGATAGTAGTTTCCTTTTCGATTGGTGAGGAACAGATTCTTGATCGGGGTGCCATCGATGAGCGTTTTGACGAATTGTGCGGCCTCCATTGTCGTGACCGCGGGGTGTGTGACTTCGGTGTAGTCGATACCGAGTTCGTCGAGAATATTATAGAGCGTCACAGTGCCGAGCATACCCAAGCCGCCTCCCAGACATTCCCTATGCCATGACAAGCCCCTCATGCCTCTGCGTGCATGAGGGGTGTCTGCATCACAACCGCAGTTTCCGACAATCACCATTCGGCTCTGCTGAGTATGCGGTGGGATATCGATACTGATGTGACCGTGCACACCAAGCAGACAACGCCGCCAATCAGTATCAGCATGCCGTTTGGGATGGAGATCAGAGCGACGAGGATGCCCTGATTGTTCGTGACGGAAACGACGAGTACGCATATCGTGAAGATGACGGCCATCGCCACGATGCGCATCACCGCGGCACGGTCACGGAAGGCGAGACTGATAGGGATTTCAACCGCCACCGTCACCGACACCGTCGTCAGGACAATCACCAAGGCAACAGGCACCTGGTTCCATGCCATCTGCGGGCTCAATGTGCCGAGGGCCATGAGCACAAGCGACAGGAGCATCGGAGGGATGATGGCGCCGCAGTACTTCTCGATGAGATAATCGCGGGTATTAAATGGCATCGTGAAGAACATGCGCCGACATGCCCGTGACACGTCGTTCTGCACTGTCTTGCATACCAGCATTGCCAGCATGAGCGGCAGGAATGCCACACCGAATGCGTAGAGGTCGGAAAAAAATAGGTAGAACACGGTCAACGCCAGCATGCACACCAGCAGCATGCGTTGCTTGCCAAGCCAGATCGCGTCTCTGACGAACAGACCTTTCATTGCATTGTCCTTTCCTGCATCGTTGTGGTTCGCGGGTCGGCACTCATCAGCGTGATGATCTCATCGATGCTTGCCCCACAGATCCCCGCTCCAGGCAAGTTCTCCTCATAGAATCCACGTTCGTCGGTAACGGCTTTCCAGCCGCCGGGCGTGCGCTGTTTGGCGAGTATGTACCGTGGGTCTGCCGCTGACATCTGATCGTCGGTGAGTGTGAGCACCGCATATTCGTTGTGCAATGCATCGATGGTTTCGTGCATGCGAATTCGGCCGCGGTCAATGAGGTAGAAGTCGTCGCATAGATTCTCCAGGTCGGTGGCGATGTGCGAGCTGATGAGCATTGAACGGCCTGGGATCTCCATGTATTCGCGGAGCAGGTCGAGCACTTCGTTACGGGCGATGACGTCCAGACCGGTCGTCGGCTCATCGAGGATCAGTAGTTCGGGGTGATGTGCCATTGCCATGATCGTTTTGCATTTGGCAAGCATGCCCGTGGAGAATTCCTGAATCTGCCGGTTCAGCGGAAGCATGAACCTCTGTAGCTGTGCCCTGCACCATTGTTCGTCGAATGTCGTATAGAAGCGTCTGCGTTCGTCGATCTCATTGTTCAGCGTGAAGGTCGGCACGAACGTGCTGTCGCCGAAGGTGACGCCGGTGCGCGATTTCACGTTCACTCCCACCCGGCGGATGGGGTCACCGAGAATGGTCCCATCCCCTCCGTCCGGCCTGGCAAGTCCGAGCATGAGCCTGAATGTGGTGGTCTTGCCGGAACCGTTGGTGCCGATGAGAGCGGTGATGGTGTTGTCCGGCACCTCCATCGTCACGTCGAGGTCGAAATCCAGATAGTGCTTCGTCACATGGTCAAGTGCAATCTTCATGATGCTCCTTCAGTCCGTTCGGCGGTGCCGCCCGAATCCGCGGAGGCGTCTTCAAGCAGCATGACGACAAGCTCGAGGATCTCCTCGCGGGTCAGCCCAAGCCGCTGGGCTTTGGCGATGGCCTGCGCGAACTGCTCCTCGACCTGGCGGTTGAGCTCCTCGGCGACGATGTTCGGCGAGATCTGCGCAACAAAGCTGCCCTTGCCCTGAACGGTGATGACAAGTCCCTCCCGTTCAAGTACGTCGTATGCTTTCTTCACCGTCAGTGCGGAGATTCTGCAGGTACGAGCGAGAGAGCGAACCGAATCCAGCGGCTCCCCTGCCTTGAGATTTCCCTCTTTGATGAGCGCACGTATCTGATCGACAATCTGTTCGTAGATTGGCGTCATCGAGGTGGTACTGATCAGAAGCTGCATCTCCCCTCCTTTCGAACGTGAGAATACAATGTGTCCAAGTTCGATATATAACAGTATATAACAGATAAAACAGTGCATATCTCTGGCGTGTTGGCTCACAGGCATGCTCACAGACACATTGCGCGACATTCCATATGACAAGATGGGAACGCGCTGATGAAAGACGCGAGCAATCATTGGAATTCCAACGATGCAACCGCAAGTTGACATCAGATCGCCGGTTGCCGGAGCGAATGCAACCGCAAGTTGGTGGCGCGCTTTCCGCATTTCGGGCATAGTAGGGGCATCGGCACCCGTGACGGTTGCCGAAACGAGTAGGCGCGAAGGAAAAGGACAGGACCATGAGCTTCAAAGACAATCTGCAATATCTGCGTGGATCGCGCAATATGACGCAAGAGCAGCTGGCAATGCTGATTGGCGTGTCACGGCAATCAGTGAGCAAGTGGGAAAGCGAGAAGGCGTACCCCGAAATGGACAAGCTGCTCATGCTATGCGATATGTTCGGCGTGAGCCTCGATGACCTGGTCATGGGTGACGTGCGCAATGCAATGGTCACATCGGCAGATCACGGCGGGGATGGGCACCCAAAAGCACCGATGCCTGAGATGAAAGGATCGGCGTTGCCTCAGGACATCACCGGCTACGAGGAGCATATGCGCAAATTCGACCTGATGATTCCCACCGGTGTGTTCGCCATCATCTTCGGCGTGGCCGTTGGCAGCCTGTTCGATTCGAGCAATTCAATTCTGGGTGCCAACAACGCGAATGAGGTGCTGATATTCCTGTGCATCGCCATAGGCACGCTCGTCGGTCTCGCCCTGCTCATCCCCGCCGGACTGGCACACAGTGCGTTCAAACGTCAGCATCCCTATGTGGAGGACTTCTATACCGAGTCGGATCGTGCCGCCGCCCGCAAAGTGCTCGCCATAGCATTGATTGCAGGCATCACCCTCGTCATGGCCGGCATCGCCATCAACGTATGGGCCGATGAGGTGCTCAGCATAGACGAGGGATGGCCCAACACGGCACTCCTCATATTCGTCGCAGTCGGCGTGTGGTTCATCGTATTCGGCGGCATGCAGTATGGACGGCTCAACATCGCCGACTACAACAAGGAATCGGAGGAGCAGCATGCGCAGGAGAACGCGGCGGAGTCAATCTACGACAAGGTGAATGGGGCGGTATGCGGCATCATCATGATCACGGCCACCCTAGTCGGCCTCACGTTGCTGTTCTGCTTTGACGGTGGACCGCACGGCATGTTCTGGATGTCTTGGGTGATCGGCGGTTTCCTCTGCGCAATCGCCTCGATTGTCACAGGACTCATCAAATCCACCAAATCCGTCTGAACGGCGTCCTGGCACAACATGGAGTGGGTAGAATATGGGAAACCGATATCGCAATGGAACGAGGAACATGGTGGACGGGAAAATCAGGCAGGCATTGGAGACGATGCCGAAAAGCGAACTGCATCTGCATATCGAGGGAACGCTCGAACCGGAGCTTGCGCTGACGCTGGCGGACCGCAATGGGGTGACATTGCCTTGGAGGGGCATCGATGACCTGCGGGCGCAGTATGAATTCGAGAATCTGCAGTCGTTCCTCGATCTCTACTATGCGCTGATGAAGACGCTGAAGACG includes:
- a CDS encoding alpha-amylase; translated protein: MAIDKPNHETMLQCFEWYLPESHNLWRWLSSQASSVAHAGFTTAWLPPAYKGQAGDSDVGYGVYDMYDLGEFDAKGSVPTKYGSRMEYLQAIRAMQGNGVRVFADIVFNHRMGADGTEPVRTHEVNVDDRTRSDSTVVERTLDTVYDFPERGGVYSTFKWNWSDFTGTDYTTDDGTTGIMRFDGKQWSDNVSHERGNFDYIMGDDVDVNEPEVARELTDWGIWYTTTTGVDGFRLDAVKSIDAGFFAPWLRTMQRYGNHPGIAVGEYWSGDAGELTSYLHDCNHCMMLFDVALHFRFEQASKNPEGFDLRGLAADTLYEREPTYACTFVDNHDTQPGQALESWVQPWFKPLAYACILLRDTVLPCVFFGDYYGVPHDLIPPMRFLPHMVWIRAHLLGDQVEAQPGDTAHSLCWVVEGNHPVCVVLNTGSSEVHRQVRNAALASHTLIDVCHPDAPATTDTQGQGIMRCPPRSCAIYIDADDYGVMLEALSGTPADGIACA
- a CDS encoding gamma-glutamyl-gamma-aminobutyrate hydrolase family protein encodes the protein MRPVVAVMPLVDDERGSLWMLPGYMNALRQAGAVPFMPALTTDRQETDQIFGMCDGLVMTGGHDVNPECYGESDRYGNLHCCDARDEMELALLERAVASDKPVLGICRGLQIMNVFCGGTLYQDLPSEHPSDVDHHQHPPYDRPAHHVHILSRTPLREDLHDTDLAVNSRHHQAICKLGEGLDPMAISEDGLVEAIYRPRSAFYRAVQWHPEHLYKIDEPSRCIFRSFVNACTL
- a CDS encoding prolyl-tRNA synthetase associated domain-containing protein, whose product is MLGTVTLYNILDELGIDYTEVTHPAVTTMEAAQFVKTLIDGTPIKNLFLTNRKGNYYLVLMSEDRRADLKALAQIIGTGRLSFANADELRRVLNLEPGSVTPLALINDADQQVEVLVDTALAGQRLLMHPNTNTKTVSLEYEDLLGFIGHTGHDYRFISAAQFFGVVR
- a CDS encoding ABC-2 transporter permease → MKGLFVRDAIWLGKQRMLLVCMLALTVFYLFFSDLYAFGVAFLPLMLAMLVCKTVQNDVSRACRRMFFTMPFNTRDYLIEKYCGAIIPPMLLSLVLMALGTLSPQMAWNQVPVALVIVLTTVSVTVAVEIPISLAFRDRAAVMRIVAMAVIFTICVLVVSVTNNQGILVALISIPNGMLILIGGVVCLVCTVTSVSISHRILSRAEW
- a CDS encoding ABC transporter ATP-binding protein — encoded protein: MKIALDHVTKHYLDFDLDVTMEVPDNTITALIGTNGSGKTTTFRLMLGLARPDGGDGTILGDPIRRVGVNVKSRTGVTFGDSTFVPTFTLNNEIDERRRFYTTFDEQWCRAQLQRFMLPLNRQIQEFSTGMLAKCKTIMAMAHHPELLILDEPTTGLDVIARNEVLDLLREYMEIPGRSMLISSHIATDLENLCDDFYLIDRGRIRMHETIDALHNEYAVLTLTDDQMSAADPRYILAKQRTPGGWKAVTDERGFYEENLPGAGICGASIDEIITLMSADPRTTTMQERTMQ
- a CDS encoding GntR family transcriptional regulator gives rise to the protein MQLLISTTSMTPIYEQIVDQIRALIKEGNLKAGEPLDSVRSLARTCRISALTVKKAYDVLEREGLVITVQGKGSFVAQISPNIVAEELNRQVEEQFAQAIAKAQRLGLTREEILELVVMLLEDASADSGGTAERTEGAS
- a CDS encoding helix-turn-helix transcriptional regulator; translation: MSFKDNLQYLRGSRNMTQEQLAMLIGVSRQSVSKWESEKAYPEMDKLLMLCDMFGVSLDDLVMGDVRNAMVTSADHGGDGHPKAPMPEMKGSALPQDITGYEEHMRKFDLMIPTGVFAIIFGVAVGSLFDSSNSILGANNANEVLIFLCIAIGTLVGLALLIPAGLAHSAFKRQHPYVEDFYTESDRAAARKVLAIALIAGITLVMAGIAINVWADEVLSIDEGWPNTALLIFVAVGVWFIVFGGMQYGRLNIADYNKESEEQHAQENAAESIYDKVNGAVCGIIMITATLVGLTLLFCFDGGPHGMFWMSWVIGGFLCAIASIVTGLIKSTKSV